A single region of the Terriglobales bacterium genome encodes:
- a CDS encoding MFS transporter has product MNSDSAVARRTTARVARRILPFLLILYIVGFLDRVNVAYAGLEMTQDLGFSDQVFGFGAGVFFLGYVLLAIPGALLVERWSARILISGLLACWGFVTTLTSLVHTPTQFITLRLLLGVAEAGFFPGVIVYLTHWFPARDRAKAIAGFMIGIPIASIVGSPLAGLILRVHWFGLNGWRWLFILEGVPAILLGTATYFYLTDRPQEARWLREDEREWLADTLNEEARIKRTSAPASIGRVLLDARVIMLGGVYLFGDVGLYGFTIWFPTILKRVSGYSTFTVTLVAIFPYLVALLSDLAVGWHSDKTGERRWHTALPLFVGAGILFVGLAFNLSLPVQIIFFLRFGRMPTQLATLLLVVADGSARRNRSRSVRRLHKFSWSPWCIHRSFFDRLFAHALSRVCSGLGGTADQLAFCRSTGALDQEHGGNASLRN; this is encoded by the coding sequence ATGAACTCGGATTCGGCCGTAGCAAGGCGCACCACGGCTAGAGTAGCGCGCCGGATCCTGCCTTTTCTTCTTATCCTTTATATTGTCGGTTTTCTCGATCGAGTTAACGTTGCCTACGCCGGTCTCGAGATGACTCAAGATCTTGGGTTCAGCGATCAGGTATTCGGTTTCGGCGCTGGCGTGTTCTTTTTGGGATATGTGCTACTCGCCATTCCGGGTGCACTACTCGTTGAACGCTGGAGTGCGCGCATTTTGATCTCTGGACTTCTGGCGTGCTGGGGCTTCGTGACCACACTCACGAGTCTTGTGCATACGCCAACTCAGTTTATTACGCTCCGATTACTTCTCGGGGTGGCGGAGGCCGGGTTCTTTCCTGGCGTGATCGTCTATCTCACGCATTGGTTTCCCGCCCGAGATCGGGCAAAGGCAATTGCAGGTTTCATGATTGGGATACCGATCGCCAGCATCGTTGGTTCGCCGTTAGCTGGGTTGATCCTTCGCGTGCACTGGTTCGGACTCAATGGTTGGCGGTGGCTCTTTATCCTGGAAGGCGTACCGGCAATCCTGCTTGGCACCGCTACCTATTTCTATCTAACAGATCGTCCGCAAGAGGCTCGTTGGCTAAGGGAAGACGAGCGCGAATGGCTTGCCGATACCCTCAACGAGGAGGCAAGAATTAAGAGAACCTCGGCTCCAGCGTCAATTGGACGTGTGCTCCTCGATGCACGCGTGATCATGCTCGGAGGCGTGTACCTCTTCGGCGACGTGGGACTCTATGGCTTTACGATTTGGTTTCCAACCATCCTAAAACGGGTCTCCGGCTACTCGACTTTCACAGTTACGCTCGTTGCGATATTCCCTTATCTGGTCGCTCTTCTCTCCGATCTTGCAGTCGGATGGCACTCAGATAAAACCGGTGAGCGGCGGTGGCACACGGCTTTGCCGCTGTTTGTTGGAGCTGGAATTCTGTTTGTCGGATTGGCGTTCAATCTCTCCTTGCCTGTGCAGATCATTTTTTTTTTGCGCTTTGGCAGGATGCCTACACAGCTGGCAACCTTGCTTTTGGTCGTTGCCGACGGCTCTGCTCGGCGAAACCGCAGCCGCAGCGTCCGTAGGCTTCATAAATTCAGTTGGTCACCTTGGTGCATTCACCGGTCCTTTTTTGATCGGCTATTTGCGCACGCACTATCACGCGTTTGCTCCGGGCTTGGCGGTACTGCTGATCAGCTTGCTTTCTGCCGGTCTACTGGTGCTCTTGATCAAGAACACGGTGGCAACGCCAGTCTTCGAAATTAA
- a CDS encoding tartrate dehydrogenase, translated as MKKYNIAVIEGDGIGHEVVPEGLRVLEAAGRKFDVSFAWKHFDWSCERFLKTGRMMPEDGLDRLRTFDAIFLGAVGFAGVPDHVSLWGLLIPIRRGFKQYVNLRPAKLLHGIQSPIKNFKPGEIDFCVVRENNEGEYSQIGGRLYSGTEEELAVQQTVFTKRGCDRVIRYAFELARTRKKHVTSATKSNGIVFTMPFWDERFAEIRSQFPDVTADQFHIDILTAHFVQHPDRFDVVVGSNLFGDILSDLGAAVVGSIGIAPSANLNPEGECPSMFEPVHGSAPDIAGRGIANPIAQICSGAMMLDHLGQREAAKEIDRAVAKVLAQGGPKTPDLGGTATTAEVGETIAAEISLPQRIEVTR; from the coding sequence TTGAAGAAATACAACATCGCGGTCATTGAAGGTGATGGCATAGGACATGAAGTCGTGCCTGAAGGCCTACGCGTATTGGAGGCAGCCGGCCGTAAGTTCGATGTCAGCTTTGCGTGGAAGCACTTCGATTGGAGTTGCGAACGCTTCCTGAAGACAGGCCGAATGATGCCGGAGGATGGGCTCGACCGGTTGCGAACCTTCGACGCTATCTTTCTCGGAGCCGTAGGCTTTGCCGGAGTCCCCGATCACGTTTCATTGTGGGGTCTTTTGATCCCGATTCGGCGCGGCTTTAAGCAGTACGTAAATTTGCGCCCGGCGAAGCTTCTGCATGGCATTCAGTCACCGATCAAAAACTTCAAACCGGGTGAGATCGACTTTTGCGTAGTTCGCGAGAACAACGAAGGCGAGTATTCCCAAATCGGAGGTCGGCTGTATTCTGGAACTGAAGAGGAATTGGCTGTTCAGCAGACCGTCTTTACCAAGCGTGGGTGCGACAGAGTCATCCGCTATGCATTTGAACTGGCGAGAACCCGTAAGAAGCACGTCACCTCGGCGACGAAGTCAAACGGAATTGTCTTCACCATGCCATTTTGGGATGAGCGTTTTGCCGAGATCCGGTCTCAGTTCCCGGACGTCACCGCAGACCAATTTCACATCGACATTCTTACCGCCCATTTTGTTCAGCATCCGGATCGATTCGATGTAGTAGTGGGCTCAAATCTCTTCGGCGACATCCTTTCCGATCTAGGTGCGGCAGTTGTGGGCTCGATTGGCATTGCACCGTCCGCGAATCTGAATCCCGAAGGTGAGTGTCCCTCCATGTTCGAACCAGTGCACGGATCCGCTCCTGATATTGCTGGAAGGGGAATCGCCAATCCCATTGCTCAGATTTGTTCGGGAGCCATGATGCTCGACCATCTGGGACAGCGAGAAGCGGCTAAAGAGATCGACCGGGCGGTAGCAAAGGTGCTCGCTCAGGGCGGTCCAAAGACTCCCGATCTGGGCGGAACCGCGACCACAGCGGAAGTCGGGGAGACGATAGCAGCAGAAATCTCGCTTCCGCAGCGCATTGAAGTGACTCGCTGA
- a CDS encoding MmgE/PrpD family protein: MLRRDFGKASLSVFIASAVGSSAERTPAGGSACSDNFPKISGLTDYVAKFVTNTKYADIPEGVLDLGKKSILDGLGLALAGSMADTGDISRRYVESFANGDKRAVVIGSNLRTAPRFAAFVNGVSIHADDFDDTQLSAAKDRVYGLLVHPTVPVLPAILALSARAGVSGRDFLTAYQVGVEVECKVAEAISPRHYQDGFHSTGTCGAFGSAAAAGKLMRLDHQGTLSAFGIAGSESGGLRENFGTMTKPFQAGRAAESGVIAAELAGLGWTAARNIFEAERGFFHAAGGTFDPDAIVNRLGNPWTFASPGISLKPYPSGSLTHPAMTELIRLIETNDLRAPQVEKVDIGANHNMTTTLLHHQPQTGLQAKFSMEFCLAILLLERKAGLGEFTDEVARRPDVQAMIQRINFYVDPEAEAAGFDKMTSLLRIHLKDGRVISGRAEFAKGSPSNPMSFADAEAKFRGCAEYAEWPRQKTDQLVTFVKTIDTAARVDELALLLSKQ; encoded by the coding sequence ATGCTACGGCGTGATTTCGGCAAGGCTTCCCTCAGCGTGTTCATTGCAAGTGCTGTAGGAAGCTCTGCTGAACGGACTCCGGCGGGAGGTTCTGCTTGCAGTGATAATTTCCCCAAGATTTCAGGCCTAACCGACTATGTGGCAAAGTTTGTCACCAATACCAAATACGCCGACATTCCCGAAGGTGTCCTCGATTTAGGCAAGAAATCGATCTTGGACGGATTGGGACTAGCGCTCGCCGGTTCCATGGCAGACACGGGTGATATCTCACGGCGATACGTCGAGAGCTTCGCGAATGGCGATAAGCGAGCCGTCGTAATTGGATCAAATTTACGAACGGCTCCGCGTTTCGCCGCTTTTGTAAATGGAGTTTCAATTCATGCCGACGATTTTGACGACACGCAATTGTCGGCAGCCAAGGATCGTGTGTATGGCTTGTTGGTACATCCTACTGTCCCAGTCTTGCCTGCGATCCTGGCACTCTCCGCACGTGCAGGAGTTTCAGGTAGAGACTTTCTCACCGCTTATCAGGTCGGCGTGGAGGTTGAGTGTAAGGTTGCTGAGGCCATCTCGCCGCGCCACTACCAGGACGGCTTCCATTCCACAGGAACTTGTGGAGCATTCGGTTCAGCCGCCGCAGCTGGCAAACTAATGCGCCTCGATCACCAGGGCACGCTAAGCGCCTTCGGTATTGCCGGAAGCGAATCCGGAGGACTTCGCGAAAACTTTGGAACAATGACAAAGCCTTTTCAAGCCGGACGTGCAGCAGAGAGCGGAGTCATCGCGGCTGAGTTGGCAGGATTGGGCTGGACGGCAGCAAGGAACATCTTCGAGGCCGAACGAGGGTTCTTCCACGCCGCGGGAGGAACCTTCGATCCAGATGCGATCGTCAATCGCCTCGGAAATCCATGGACGTTCGCTTCGCCCGGCATATCGCTGAAACCCTATCCTTCTGGTTCATTGACGCACCCGGCTATGACTGAGCTCATTCGCCTGATCGAAACCAATGACCTCAGAGCACCGCAAGTGGAGAAGGTGGATATAGGCGCTAACCACAATATGACGACCACTCTGCTGCATCATCAACCGCAGACTGGATTGCAGGCAAAATTCAGCATGGAGTTTTGCCTCGCAATTCTTTTGCTGGAACGAAAGGCTGGACTGGGCGAATTTACCGATGAAGTAGCTCGTCGCCCCGATGTGCAGGCCATGATTCAGCGCATAAACTTTTACGTTGATCCCGAAGCTGAGGCCGCTGGCTTCGACAAAATGACCTCTCTACTGAGGATCCATCTAAAGGATGGCCGAGTCATTTCCGGCAGGGCAGAATTTGCGAAAGGCAGTCCGTCGAACCCAATGTCGTTTGCAGACGCTGAAGCGAAATTCAGAGGGTGCGCAGAGTATGCAGAATGGCCCCGACAGAAAACTGATCAGCTTGTTACTTTCGTGAAGACTATCGACACTGCTGCTCGAGTGGATGAGCTAGCTTTATTGCTGAGTAAACAATAA
- a CDS encoding WG repeat-containing protein, with protein sequence MMVSKKATRILTVVLCGLIAPMLWTDDVARYAVHTGGKIGFIDRDGKMVIEPQFEDAIHFQDGVASVKAGGKWGYIDPSGKWVIPPRYDEARTFYQGLGTVRLGSKWGYINREGKWVIPLRYDVAKSFVDSGVSGAELTFARVKSGNQWMLIDTKGKPVLKPHVDELGPLEEGLAPVRVKDKWGYIDKDGHSIIEFKYEKALGFGEGLALVKLDQRWGFIDKTGQTAIDFKYEEAGEFGEGVAPVRINGKWGYIDKTGKFVIEPQFDDAKTFADGLGEVHVQHHDAYVDHNGAVVWRSDD encoded by the coding sequence ATGATGGTGAGCAAAAAGGCGACACGAATTCTGACGGTTGTCCTTTGTGGATTGATTGCACCCATGCTTTGGACGGATGACGTTGCACGCTACGCTGTTCATACGGGCGGCAAGATCGGTTTTATTGATCGCGACGGCAAAATGGTCATCGAGCCTCAGTTTGAGGACGCAATCCACTTTCAGGACGGCGTTGCTTCTGTCAAAGCTGGCGGGAAATGGGGGTACATAGATCCAAGTGGAAAATGGGTCATCCCACCTCGCTACGATGAAGCTCGGACCTTTTATCAAGGATTGGGAACCGTCAGGCTGGGTAGCAAGTGGGGATACATAAATCGCGAAGGAAAGTGGGTGATCCCTCTTCGATACGACGTTGCGAAGAGCTTCGTAGATTCTGGAGTTTCCGGTGCTGAGCTCACGTTTGCCAGGGTGAAAAGCGGGAACCAATGGATGTTGATTGATACGAAAGGCAAGCCAGTGTTGAAGCCTCACGTCGATGAGTTAGGTCCTCTCGAGGAAGGCTTGGCTCCAGTGAGAGTCAAAGATAAATGGGGTTACATCGATAAGGATGGGCACTCGATAATCGAGTTCAAATATGAAAAGGCGCTGGGTTTCGGAGAAGGTTTGGCGCTCGTGAAACTAGACCAACGATGGGGCTTTATCGACAAAACCGGACAAACCGCTATCGACTTCAAATACGAAGAAGCTGGGGAATTTGGCGAAGGTGTTGCTCCAGTAAGAATCAACGGCAAATGGGGCTACATAGACAAGACCGGTAAATTTGTGATTGAGCCTCAATTCGACGACGCTAAAACCTTCGCCGACGGACTGGGCGAGGTGCACGTACAACATCACGACGCATACGTCGATCATAACGGAGCTGTTGTGTGGCGGTCAGACGACTGA
- a CDS encoding response regulator transcription factor — protein sequence MHLLLIEDERKVASFIARSLRENGYTVDVTETGEKGLEMAGRINYDAILLDLRLPRMTGLQVCRELRDAGNESPILMLTARSLVEQRVEGLDAGADDYLTKPFAIAELHARVRALTRRGFHKGGAKLQREDLEFDRQRRRVTRANVEIQLTSKELSLLELLLLRSPEVVGRTEIVEQVWSYGFDTETNLVEVYINRLRQKIDADHSVKLIHTVRGVGYRLG from the coding sequence ATGCATCTCCTTCTCATCGAAGATGAACGTAAGGTGGCGAGCTTCATTGCGCGGTCGCTGCGCGAGAACGGCTATACAGTGGACGTAACGGAAACTGGTGAAAAGGGGCTTGAAATGGCAGGGCGGATCAATTACGACGCCATCCTCCTAGACCTTCGCCTGCCCCGTATGACTGGCCTTCAAGTTTGTCGAGAGTTGCGGGACGCGGGAAATGAAAGTCCGATTCTCATGCTGACGGCGCGAAGTCTAGTTGAGCAGCGTGTGGAAGGGCTAGATGCCGGTGCCGATGACTATCTGACGAAGCCGTTTGCTATCGCGGAACTTCATGCTCGGGTCAGGGCTCTGACGCGGCGTGGCTTTCATAAAGGCGGAGCCAAGCTGCAGCGTGAGGATTTGGAGTTCGATCGCCAGAGAAGGCGGGTTACGCGTGCAAACGTCGAGATCCAGCTCACCTCGAAGGAACTCTCTCTTCTCGAACTTCTCCTGTTGCGGTCGCCTGAAGTGGTCGGCCGCACTGAAATTGTCGAGCAAGTGTGGTCTTACGGATTTGATACAGAAACCAATCTTGTCGAGGTATACATCAACCGTCTTCGCCAAAAGATTGATGCAGATCACAGCGTCAAGCTGATCCACACCGTACGTGGAGTCGGTTATCGACTAGGGTAG
- a CDS encoding ATP-binding protein, with protein MMMLFCIIVSVLLASSYFVIYSIFVGDAARQLDRRLVDTANPIVADLAANPSEEDVFTFDLANQYLELADRNGRILQYSKNLAAHHLPFATADLNSDVPAFRTLEDNTLGRLRITTIPFQVGRTTLFLLLAVPTRDTDEMIANFRRMLLALFPLSLAVTAIISAWYVGKSLRPVVGLTEHAVQLTQSLTNPSKGSAPAPLPISNPHDELGRLSSMINVLFLQVNSALAQLRQFVSDASHELRTPLAILRGEAELVLSQPRAPEEYQSALRVIDSELIKLSRIVEGLFTLSMADAGQLRLARDPLHLDEVLEEACEMAVPLARVKSIAIERKVEADIPYEGDEVFLRQLFLIFLDNAIKYSPQQTTISVGLERNNGRVRIAFTDQGIGIPHEHLPHIYERFYRAAGPETSEARSGGLGLSIAQAIVRAQSGTIECKTQPGSGSIFTIILPTNWNSVQQVLSNS; from the coding sequence ATGATGATGCTGTTCTGCATCATCGTTAGCGTGCTGCTGGCCAGTTCATATTTCGTCATTTATTCCATATTCGTGGGGGATGCTGCACGTCAACTAGATCGAAGATTGGTCGATACCGCCAATCCTATTGTTGCCGATCTCGCTGCGAATCCAAGCGAAGAAGATGTCTTTACGTTCGATTTGGCAAATCAATATCTGGAGCTCGCGGACAGGAATGGCCGCATTCTTCAATATTCCAAGAATCTCGCCGCCCATCATCTGCCATTTGCCACGGCGGATCTGAATTCGGATGTTCCGGCCTTCCGCACACTCGAAGACAACACTCTAGGTCGCCTCCGCATTACCACTATCCCGTTTCAGGTTGGACGCACAACCCTGTTCTTGTTATTGGCGGTTCCTACTCGTGACACAGACGAGATGATCGCCAATTTCAGAAGAATGTTGCTTGCCTTGTTTCCTCTGAGCTTGGCAGTGACGGCGATAATCTCCGCCTGGTATGTGGGAAAGAGCCTGCGGCCCGTTGTCGGCCTAACCGAACACGCCGTTCAACTCACTCAAAGTCTTACGAATCCTTCGAAAGGTTCTGCACCCGCGCCTCTTCCGATTTCTAATCCTCACGATGAGCTGGGTCGTTTGTCGTCCATGATTAATGTGCTGTTCTTGCAAGTGAATTCGGCCCTGGCGCAGTTGCGTCAATTCGTATCGGACGCCTCTCACGAGCTCCGCACTCCACTCGCAATTCTGCGAGGAGAAGCAGAGCTCGTTCTCTCTCAACCGAGAGCGCCTGAAGAGTATCAGTCCGCACTGAGGGTGATCGACAGTGAATTGATCAAACTCAGTCGGATTGTTGAGGGGCTCTTCACGCTGTCTATGGCCGATGCGGGCCAGCTTCGCTTAGCGAGAGACCCTCTGCATCTGGATGAAGTGCTCGAAGAAGCATGCGAAATGGCGGTTCCTCTAGCCCGTGTGAAGTCTATTGCGATCGAGCGGAAGGTTGAAGCAGACATTCCTTATGAAGGTGACGAGGTATTCCTCCGTCAACTATTTCTGATCTTTCTTGACAATGCCATCAAGTATTCCCCGCAACAGACAACGATTAGTGTCGGCCTCGAAAGAAATAACGGTCGAGTACGCATTGCTTTCACAGATCAGGGCATCGGCATTCCCCATGAGCATCTTCCTCACATCTATGAGAGGTTCTATCGTGCGGCAGGCCCTGAGACGAGTGAGGCACGCAGCGGCGGCTTAGGTCTTTCGATTGCCCAGGCCATTGTTCGCGCCCAAAGTGGAACGATCGAATGCAAGACTCAACCTGGCTCAGGTTCGATTTTCACGATCATCTTGCCGACGAACTGGAACAGCGTACAGCAAGTGCTTTCCAATAGCTGA